Proteins from one Lachnospiraceae bacterium KGMB03038 genomic window:
- a CDS encoding SH3 domain-containing protein, translating to MAIMIGHASISEKGTIEGAKGDSTGKEVCTRAWYSKPWGYMAIHPDPDVRERHAKAVEAACANNAIGYGQSDRNTLNAQAKKVDYDLSRIKTKCNCDCSSLQNVAAVAAGAQGVTYGSNGWTTSSMRAALEKAGYKIITASAYLKSSAYCVRGAIYVKAGSHTVCGLSNGSKASQTLKKAGASGSTASGADEARILKRGMTGEDVKDMQRDLIAAGYSCGPDGADGDFGANTEAALKEFQADHGLEVDGQYGPLSKAKLEGAGGSTGGKAEAAKSFDKSLAGTYTVNTKTDPLTLRAGAGTSKKRLTSMPKGARVQCYGYYTDTSSGRWLYVVYDGVTGFASGEYLKKQ from the coding sequence ATGGCGATAATGATCGGACACGCAAGCATAAGCGAAAAAGGGACCATCGAGGGGGCGAAAGGCGACAGCACCGGGAAAGAGGTCTGCACCAGGGCCTGGTACAGCAAGCCCTGGGGCTACATGGCAATACACCCAGATCCGGACGTCCGGGAGCGGCACGCCAAGGCGGTAGAGGCGGCCTGTGCGAACAATGCGATCGGGTACGGTCAGTCTGACAGGAATACCCTGAACGCCCAAGCGAAGAAGGTGGATTATGATTTATCCAGGATCAAAACGAAGTGTAACTGTGACTGCTCATCATTGCAAAACGTAGCTGCGGTGGCCGCCGGAGCGCAGGGAGTGACATACGGCAGCAATGGATGGACCACATCCTCCATGCGGGCAGCATTGGAAAAAGCCGGTTATAAGATCATCACGGCCAGCGCATACCTGAAGAGCTCTGCCTATTGCGTACGCGGGGCGATCTATGTCAAGGCCGGCTCTCACACGGTCTGCGGACTGAGTAACGGATCAAAGGCCAGCCAGACGCTGAAAAAGGCTGGGGCCTCCGGAAGCACCGCATCCGGTGCGGACGAGGCTCGGATCCTGAAGCGGGGGATGACCGGGGAGGATGTTAAGGACATGCAGCGGGATCTGATCGCGGCGGGGTATAGCTGCGGACCGGATGGGGCAGACGGAGATTTCGGCGCCAATACCGAGGCGGCGCTGAAGGAATTCCAGGCGGATCATGGCCTGGAGGTAGACGGCCAGTACGGGCCGCTCAGTAAGGCCAAGTTGGAGGGGGCCGGCGGGAGCACAGGCGGCAAGGCGGAAGCGGCAAAAAGTTTTGACAAGTCTCTGGCCGGGACATACACAGTAAATACTAAGACAGATCCGCTCACGCTGAGAGCTGGAGCTGGGACAAGCAAAAAGAGACTGACCAGTATGCCCAAGGGCGCAAGGGTACAGTGCTATGGTTATTATACTGATACTTCGTCCGGCCGGTGGCTATATGTGGTGTATGATGGAGTAACAGGATTTGCCTCCGGCGAGTACCTCAAAAAGCAGTAA
- a CDS encoding recombinase family protein → MKYLKILALYIRVSTIEQAMDGHSLAAQERLLTDYCKAKNYMIYDIYRDEGISAKDICHRPGMISLINDAMAGKFDGILVWKLTRFSRNLADLTATCDLLDKKGVSLISYSEAFDSTTPAGRMIRSMLGTVAQFEREVIAENVILAMAERAKQGKRTCSYILGYDLDSKDSLKINAAEAKVVRYLYDSYEARKSLIELEHICDQLDIRGKRGGYLTAWHIEKILTRPIYAGWNLFHGELYKGIHPRIITIQQFNRVQRLIKRQGKIMGRNRKGKIYILPEA, encoded by the coding sequence ATGAAGTATCTGAAAATATTAGCCCTCTACATACGAGTGAGCACAATCGAACAGGCCATGGATGGGCACTCTCTCGCCGCGCAAGAACGGCTGCTCACAGATTACTGCAAGGCAAAAAATTATATGATCTATGACATCTATCGGGATGAAGGCATAAGCGCCAAGGATATCTGCCACCGGCCCGGAATGATATCTCTGATCAATGACGCAATGGCTGGAAAGTTTGACGGAATCTTGGTCTGGAAGCTCACTCGATTTTCCCGCAACCTTGCTGATCTTACAGCCACGTGTGATCTGCTCGATAAGAAAGGGGTATCCCTGATCAGCTATTCTGAGGCTTTCGACAGCACGACACCGGCCGGAAGGATGATCCGATCCATGCTTGGGACAGTCGCGCAGTTTGAGCGTGAGGTCATAGCCGAAAATGTCATTCTCGCTATGGCAGAGCGCGCCAAACAGGGAAAACGGACCTGCAGCTATATTCTTGGCTATGATCTGGACAGTAAGGATTCACTCAAGATCAATGCCGCAGAAGCCAAAGTAGTCCGCTATCTATACGATTCTTATGAAGCGAGGAAAAGCCTTATCGAACTTGAGCACATCTGCGACCAGCTCGACATACGTGGAAAACGCGGTGGATATCTGACTGCCTGGCACATCGAAAAGATACTGACCCGCCCTATCTATGCGGGCTGGAACCTATTCCACGGAGAACTGTATAAGGGAATTCACCCCCGGATCATAACTATCCAACAATTCAACAGGGTTCAGAGACTCATTAAGAGGCAAGGGAAAATTATGGGCCGTAATCGAAAAGGAAAAATATACATCCTTCCAGAGGCCTAA